In the genome of Trypanosoma brucei gambiense DAL972 chromosome 4, complete sequence, the window CACAAGCACAACATCGGCACAAGGTGGGTGcaaactatatatatatatatatattatgtgtgtgtgtgtgtgtgtgtgtgtgtgtgtgtgtgcgcgctCACGCTCgcggaagaaaaaattagaGCAAATTGGTCGATTAAACTGCCGTTCAAGACAATGCAGTTAACAGAAGCAAAGACAAACATACCCTCAAAACCAAATGAATATTATTTCCATGCAAGGAACCGTTGCTTTCCGAATGATCCGCGTTTTTTTTGGGTCTTGATGAATCGTTGGCCCCCTTACGCCAGAAGCGCCATTCCCGTTTAGTATCCCCTTGATTCTCTTTGGAGCAGTTTAATTGTTCCAGGAGGAACGAGCGATTTTCCTTGGATATATTGTGTTCAATGAATACCGCTGCGTTTAAGTTTCCACTGGAGTCAAAGCAGAATTTCTCTTTGCACTCTTGAAGAACTCTTTCCTCGGCAGCCGCAACATCTTTTTTATGAtttgtttccatttcttccgCTGCCTGTTTTGCCTCGGCTTGCAACATTGCAATGCCCATATCCTTTATCATATGCGAGATGTGAAGTTTTTGCACCATTGCGGTCAGCACACCCAGTTTATGGGTAAGAACTCGCACGCGGGTTTTGAgatcttcattttctttctctgatatattccttctttcttcagcAAATCGCTTCTCGCTGATCATTGCCCTCGTCAGTCCGTCCATATATCGAACTCGATCTTCAAGATCTCGCTTTTGCGTCCGGTGCGCATCACTTGTGCGGAGGCATTCGTCTTTTTCCTGCTCCAACTCACTTCTCTGCTTTTCCCACATCTTCTCCTTCTCGGCGCAATTATCACGAGGAGTTTCTtgcgtttttattttttcctgaAGTTTGTA includes:
- a CDS encoding T. brucei spp.-specific protein, with the protein product MGRKTGALFLEAVLFLLAFLPQSFVEADESAECSCDLGDLGDSIEEKAAGLCDDESECRRRAVVIIKKNMEEGGRYAACKAELYKLQEKIKTQETPRDNCAEKEKMWEKQRSELEQEKDECLRTSDAHRTQKRDLEDRVRYMDGLTRAMISEKRFAEERRNISEKENEDLKTRVRVLTHKLGVLTAMVQKLHISHMIKDMGIAMLQAEAKQAAEEMETNHKKDVAAAEERVLQECKEKFCFDSSGNLNAAVFIEHNISKENRSFLLEQLNCSKENQGDTKREWRFWRKGANDSSRPKKNADHSESNGSLHGNNIHLVLRVCLSLLLLTALS